The proteins below are encoded in one region of Diceros bicornis minor isolate mBicDic1 chromosome 14, mDicBic1.mat.cur, whole genome shotgun sequence:
- the SKIC2 gene encoding superkiller complex protein 2 isoform X1 → MMETERLVLPPPDPLDLPLRAVEVGCTGRWELLNAPGAPESTLPHGLPPCAPDLQQEAKQLFLSSPAWLPLHGVEHSARKWQRKMNPWSLLSALGAPVPSDLQAQRHPTTGQILGYKEVLLENTNLSATTSLSLRRPPGPISQSLWGNPTQYPFWPGGMDEPTITDLSTREEAEEEVDFEKDLLTVPPGFKKGVDFAPKDRPAPAPGLLSLSRLLEPLDLGGGDEDETEAVGQPGSRRGDTVSASPGSAPLVRASSLEDLVLKEASTAVSPPEPPKPPPQEQWAIPVDVTSPVGDFYRLIPQPAFQWPFEPDVFQKQAILHLERHDSVFVAAHTSAGKTVVAEYAIALAQKHMTRTIYTSPIKALSNQKFRDFRNTFGDVGLLTGDVQLHPEASCLIMTTEILRSMLYSGSDVIRDLEWVIFDEVHYINDAERGVVWEEVLIMLPDHVSIILLSATVPNALEFADWIGRLKRRHIYVISTVARPVPLEHYLFTGNSPKTQGELFLLLDSRGAFHTKGYYAAVEAKKERMSKHAQTFGAKQPTHQGGPAQDRGVYLCLLASLRTRAQLPVVVFTFSRGRCDEQASGLTSLDLTTSSEKSEIHLFLQRCLARLRGSDRQLPQVLHMSELLHRGLGVHHSGILPILKEIVEMLFSRGLVKVLFATETFAMGVNMPARTVVFDSMRKHDGSTFRDLLPGEYVQMAGRAGRRGLDPTGTVILLCKGRVPEMADLHRMMMGKPSQLQSQFRLTYTMILNLLRVDALRVEDMMKRSFSEFPSRKDSKAHEQALAELTKRLGALEEPDTTGQLVDLPEYYSWGEELTETRGLIQQRIIDSVNGLKSLSAGRVVVVKNQEHHNALGVILQVSSNSPSRVFTTLVLCDKPMSEDPQEKGPASPDVPYPDDLVGFKLFLPEGPCDHTVAKLQPGDVAAITTKVLRVNGEKILEDFSKRQQPKFKKEPPLAAVTTAVQELLRLAQAYPAGPPTLDPVNDLQLKDVSVVEGGLRARKLEELIRGAQCVHSPRFPAQYLKLRERMQIQKEMERLSFLLSDQSLLLLPEYHQRVEVLRTLGYVDEAGTVKLAGRVACAMSSHELLLTELMFDNALSALRPEEIAALLSGLVCQSSGDAGDQLPSTLKQGVERVRAVAKRIGEVQVACGLNQTVEEFVGELNFGLVEVVYEWARGMPFSELAGLSGTPEGLVVRCIQRLAEMCRSLRGAARLVGEPVLGAKMETAATLLRRDIVFAASLYTQ, encoded by the exons ATGATGGAGACGGAGCGACTCG TGCTGCCTCCCCCAGATCCCCTGGACCTGCCCCTTCGGGCCGTGGAGGTGGGATGCACTGGGCGCTGGGAGCTGCTGAATGCGCCTGGGGCTCCAGAGAGCACC CTTCCCCATGGTCTCCCTCCCTGTGCCCCAGATCTGCAGCAAGAGGCAAAGCAGTTGTTTCTATCATCGCCAGCCTGGCTGCCTCTGCATGGTGTGGAGCACTCAGCCCG aaaATGGCAGAGGAAGATGAATCCCTGGTCTCTCCTGTCTGCCTTGGGGGCCCCAGTCCCCTCCGACCTACAGGCCCAAAGACACCCAACCACAGGCCAGATACTGGGCTACAAGGAG GTCCTGCTGGAGAATACAAACTTGTCGGCCACGACCTCCTTGTCTCTTCGCCGGCCCCCAGGGCCTATCTCCCAGTCCCTGTGGGGGAATCCAACTCAGTACCCTTTCTGGCCAG GTGGAATGGATGAGCCCACCATAACAGATCTGAGCACTcgggaggaggctgaggaggaggtaGACTTTGAGAAAG ATCTTCTTACTGTTCCACCCGGCTTCAAGAAAGGTGTGGACTTTGCACCAAAGG ATCGCCCAGCTCCAGCTCCCGGGTTGCTCAGCCTCAGCCGTCTGCTGGAGCCCCTGGATTTGGGTGGGGGCGATGAGGATGAGACTGAGGCAGTGGGACAGCCAGGAAGTCGCAGAGGGGACACTGTTTCAGCATCTCCCGGCAGTGCTCCCCTTGTCCGAGCAAGCAGCTTGGAGGACCTAGTGTTGAAG GAAGCGTCCACAGCTGTATCCCCCCCAGAGCCCCCCAAGCCCCCACCTCAGGAGCAGTGGGCCATTCCCGTGGATGTCACCTCCCCTGTTGGTGATTTCTACCGCCTCATtccccagccagccttccag TGGCCCTTTGAGCCAGATGTGTTTCAGAAACAGGCTATCCTGCACTTGGAACGGCATGACTCAGTCTTTGTCGCGGCTCACACATCTGCTGGGAAGACAGTTGTGGCTGAATATGCCATTGCCCTTGCCCAGAAACACATGACGCG CACCATCTACACTTCACCCATCAAGGCTCTGAGCAACCAGAAGTTCCGAGACTTCCGAAACACATTTGGGGATGTGGGACTGCTCACTGGGGACGTGCAGCTGCACCCAGAGGCCTCCTGCCTCATCATGACGACAGAGATCCTTCG CTCCATGCTGTACAGCGGCTCGGATGTCATCCGGGACCTGGAGTGGGTCATCTTTGATGAGGTTCACTATATCAATGATGCTGAG CGTGGGGTCGTGTGGGAGGAGGTGCTCATCATGCTCCCTGACCATGTCTCTATCATCCTTCTGAGTGCTACCGTCCCCAATGCCCTTGAATTCGCTGACTGGATTGG GCGACTGAAGCGTCGCCACATCTATGTGATCAGCACTGTCGCTCGCCCTGTCCCCCTGGAGCATTATCTCTTCACGGGGAACAGCCCCAAGACCCAGGGGGAGCTCTTCCTGTTGCTGGACTCCCGAGGCGCCTTCCACACAAAGGG atACTATGCAGCTGTGGAGGCCAAGAAGGAGCGGATGAGCAAGCACGCCCAGACGTTTGGGGCCAAGCAGCCCACGCATCAGGGGGGACCTGCACAG GACCGCGGCGTGTACCTGTGTCTCCTGGCCTCCCTCCGCACCCGTGCACAGCTGCCCGTGGTGGTGTTCACCTTCTCCCGGGGCCGCTGTGATGAGCAGGCCTCGGGCCTCACCTCCCTTGACCTCACCACAAGTTCAGAGAAGAGTGAGATTCACCTCTTCCTGCAGCGCTGCCTCGCTCGCCTCCGTGGCTCTGACCGCCAGCTACCCCAG GTTCTGCACATGTCAGAGCTCCTGCACCGCGGCCTGGGCGTCCACCACAGCGGCATCCTGCCCATCCTCAAGGAGATTGTGGAGATGCTCTTCAGCCGCGGCCTGGTCAAG GTCTTGTTTGCCACAGAGACCTTTGCCATGGGTGTAAATATGCCGGCCCGAACAGTGGTGTTTGACTCCATGCGCAAGCACGACGGCTCCACCTTCCGGGACCTGCTCCCTGGGGAGTATGTACAGATGGCAGGCCGGGCAGGGCGGAGGGGCCTGGACCCCACAGGCACCGTCATCCTGCTCTGCAAGGGCCGTGTGCCCGAGATGGCGGACCTGCACCGCATGATGATG GGGAAGCCATCCCAGCTGCAGTCCCAGTTCCGCCTCACGTACACCATGATCCTCAACCTGCTGCGGGTGGATGCCCTTAGGGTGGAGGACATGATGAAGAGGAGCTTCTCTGAGTTTCCATCCCGAAAGGACAGCAAG GCCCATGAACAGGCTCTTGCTGAACTGACgaagaggctgggggccttggaGGAACCTGACACTACTGGCCAACTGGTTGACCTGCCTGAGTATTACAGCTGGGGGGAAGAACTAACAGAGACCCGGGGCCTGATccag CAACGCATCATAGATTCTGTGAATGGGCTGAAATCTCTCTCGGCGGGAAGGGTAGTGGTTGTGAAGAATCAGGAGCATCACAACGCATTAGGTGTGATCCTGCAG GTCTCCTCAAACTCTCCCAGCAGAGTATTCACAACCCTAGTCTTGTGTGATAAGCCCATGTCTGAGGACCCACAGGAGAAGGGGCCGGCCTCCCCTGATGTGCCCTACCCGGATGACCTCGTGGGATTCAAGCTATTCCTgcctgaag GGCCCTGTGACCACACTGTGGCCAAGCTCCAGCCAGGAGATGTGGCTGCTATCACCACCAAGGTGCTCCGGGTGAATGGGGAGAAGATCTTGGAGGACTTCAGCAAGAGGCAGCAACCGAAATTCAA GAAGGAGCCCCCCCTGGCAGCTGTGACCACTGCTGTCCAGGAACTGCTGCGTCTGGCTCAAGCCTACCCAGCAGGACCTCCTACCCTCGACCCTGTTAATGACCTGCAGCTCAAGGATGTGTCAGTGGTAGAGGGGGGGCTCCGGGCCCGGAAGCTGGAGGAGCTGATCCGGGGGGCTCAGTGTGTGCACAGCCCCCGTTTCCCTGCCCAG TACCTGAAGTTGCGGGAGCGAATGCAGATACAGAAGGAGATGGAGCGGCTGAGCTTCCTGCTGTCAGATCAGTCACTGCTGCTGCTCCCTGAGTACCACCAGCGAGTAGAG GTGCTCCGAACCCTGGGTTATGTAGATGAGGCAGGCACCGTGAAGCTGGCGGGGCGGGTGGCTTGTGCCATGAGCAGCCATGAGCTGCTCCTCACTGAGCTCATGTTCGACAATGCTCTGAGCGCCCTGCGGCCCGAGGAGATTGCAGCCCTACTCTCTGGCCTGGTCTGCCAGAGCTCTGGGGACGCTGGGGATCAGCTCCCAAGCACTCTCAAACAG GGAGTGGAACGTGTCCGGGCTGTGGCCAAGCGAATTGGTGAGGTACAGGTGGCCTGTGGCCTGAACCAGACAGTGGAGGAATTTGTGGGGGAGCTGAATTTTGGGCTGGTCGAGGTTGTGTACGAGTGGGCCCGGGGCATG CCCTTCTCCGAGTTGGCAGGGCTCTCAGGGACCCCTGAGGGCCTAGTGGTCCGCTGCATCCAGCGCCTGGCCGAGATGTGTCGCTCACTGCGAGGGGCAGCCCGTCTGGTAGGTGAGCCTGTGCTAGGTGCCAAGATGGAGACAGCAGCTACCCTGCTACGGAGGGACATTGTCTTTGCGGCCAGCCTCTACACTCAGTGA
- the SKIC2 gene encoding superkiller complex protein 2 isoform X5 — translation MRLGLQRAPKWQRKMNPWSLLSALGAPVPSDLQAQRHPTTGQILGYKEVLLENTNLSATTSLSLRRPPGPISQSLWGNPTQYPFWPGGMDEPTITDLSTREEAEEEVDFEKDLLTVPPGFKKGVDFAPKDRPAPAPGLLSLSRLLEPLDLGGGDEDETEAVGQPGSRRGDTVSASPGSAPLVRASSLEDLVLKEASTAVSPPEPPKPPPQEQWAIPVDVTSPVGDFYRLIPQPAFQWPFEPDVFQKQAILHLERHDSVFVAAHTSAGKTVVAEYAIALAQKHMTRTIYTSPIKALSNQKFRDFRNTFGDVGLLTGDVQLHPEASCLIMTTEILRSMLYSGSDVIRDLEWVIFDEVHYINDAERGVVWEEVLIMLPDHVSIILLSATVPNALEFADWIGRLKRRHIYVISTVARPVPLEHYLFTGNSPKTQGELFLLLDSRGAFHTKGYYAAVEAKKERMSKHAQTFGAKQPTHQGGPAQDRGVYLCLLASLRTRAQLPVVVFTFSRGRCDEQASGLTSLDLTTSSEKSEIHLFLQRCLARLRGSDRQLPQVLHMSELLHRGLGVHHSGILPILKEIVEMLFSRGLVKVLFATETFAMGVNMPARTVVFDSMRKHDGSTFRDLLPGEYVQMAGRAGRRGLDPTGTVILLCKGRVPEMADLHRMMMGKPSQLQSQFRLTYTMILNLLRVDALRVEDMMKRSFSEFPSRKDSKAHEQALAELTKRLGALEEPDTTGQLVDLPEYYSWGEELTETRGLIQQRIIDSVNGLKSLSAGRVVVVKNQEHHNALGVILQVSSNSPSRVFTTLVLCDKPMSEDPQEKGPASPDVPYPDDLVGFKLFLPEGPCDHTVAKLQPGDVAAITTKVLRVNGEKILEDFSKRQQPKFKKEPPLAAVTTAVQELLRLAQAYPAGPPTLDPVNDLQLKDVSVVEGGLRARKLEELIRGAQCVHSPRFPAQYLKLRERMQIQKEMERLSFLLSDQSLLLLPEYHQRVEVLRTLGYVDEAGTVKLAGRVACAMSSHELLLTELMFDNALSALRPEEIAALLSGLVCQSSGDAGDQLPSTLKQGVERVRAVAKRIGEVQVACGLNQTVEEFVGELNFGLVEVVYEWARGMPFSELAGLSGTPEGLVVRCIQRLAEMCRSLRGAARLVGEPVLGAKMETAATLLRRDIVFAASLYTQ, via the exons ATGCGCCTGGGGCTCCAGAGAGCACC aaaATGGCAGAGGAAGATGAATCCCTGGTCTCTCCTGTCTGCCTTGGGGGCCCCAGTCCCCTCCGACCTACAGGCCCAAAGACACCCAACCACAGGCCAGATACTGGGCTACAAGGAG GTCCTGCTGGAGAATACAAACTTGTCGGCCACGACCTCCTTGTCTCTTCGCCGGCCCCCAGGGCCTATCTCCCAGTCCCTGTGGGGGAATCCAACTCAGTACCCTTTCTGGCCAG GTGGAATGGATGAGCCCACCATAACAGATCTGAGCACTcgggaggaggctgaggaggaggtaGACTTTGAGAAAG ATCTTCTTACTGTTCCACCCGGCTTCAAGAAAGGTGTGGACTTTGCACCAAAGG ATCGCCCAGCTCCAGCTCCCGGGTTGCTCAGCCTCAGCCGTCTGCTGGAGCCCCTGGATTTGGGTGGGGGCGATGAGGATGAGACTGAGGCAGTGGGACAGCCAGGAAGTCGCAGAGGGGACACTGTTTCAGCATCTCCCGGCAGTGCTCCCCTTGTCCGAGCAAGCAGCTTGGAGGACCTAGTGTTGAAG GAAGCGTCCACAGCTGTATCCCCCCCAGAGCCCCCCAAGCCCCCACCTCAGGAGCAGTGGGCCATTCCCGTGGATGTCACCTCCCCTGTTGGTGATTTCTACCGCCTCATtccccagccagccttccag TGGCCCTTTGAGCCAGATGTGTTTCAGAAACAGGCTATCCTGCACTTGGAACGGCATGACTCAGTCTTTGTCGCGGCTCACACATCTGCTGGGAAGACAGTTGTGGCTGAATATGCCATTGCCCTTGCCCAGAAACACATGACGCG CACCATCTACACTTCACCCATCAAGGCTCTGAGCAACCAGAAGTTCCGAGACTTCCGAAACACATTTGGGGATGTGGGACTGCTCACTGGGGACGTGCAGCTGCACCCAGAGGCCTCCTGCCTCATCATGACGACAGAGATCCTTCG CTCCATGCTGTACAGCGGCTCGGATGTCATCCGGGACCTGGAGTGGGTCATCTTTGATGAGGTTCACTATATCAATGATGCTGAG CGTGGGGTCGTGTGGGAGGAGGTGCTCATCATGCTCCCTGACCATGTCTCTATCATCCTTCTGAGTGCTACCGTCCCCAATGCCCTTGAATTCGCTGACTGGATTGG GCGACTGAAGCGTCGCCACATCTATGTGATCAGCACTGTCGCTCGCCCTGTCCCCCTGGAGCATTATCTCTTCACGGGGAACAGCCCCAAGACCCAGGGGGAGCTCTTCCTGTTGCTGGACTCCCGAGGCGCCTTCCACACAAAGGG atACTATGCAGCTGTGGAGGCCAAGAAGGAGCGGATGAGCAAGCACGCCCAGACGTTTGGGGCCAAGCAGCCCACGCATCAGGGGGGACCTGCACAG GACCGCGGCGTGTACCTGTGTCTCCTGGCCTCCCTCCGCACCCGTGCACAGCTGCCCGTGGTGGTGTTCACCTTCTCCCGGGGCCGCTGTGATGAGCAGGCCTCGGGCCTCACCTCCCTTGACCTCACCACAAGTTCAGAGAAGAGTGAGATTCACCTCTTCCTGCAGCGCTGCCTCGCTCGCCTCCGTGGCTCTGACCGCCAGCTACCCCAG GTTCTGCACATGTCAGAGCTCCTGCACCGCGGCCTGGGCGTCCACCACAGCGGCATCCTGCCCATCCTCAAGGAGATTGTGGAGATGCTCTTCAGCCGCGGCCTGGTCAAG GTCTTGTTTGCCACAGAGACCTTTGCCATGGGTGTAAATATGCCGGCCCGAACAGTGGTGTTTGACTCCATGCGCAAGCACGACGGCTCCACCTTCCGGGACCTGCTCCCTGGGGAGTATGTACAGATGGCAGGCCGGGCAGGGCGGAGGGGCCTGGACCCCACAGGCACCGTCATCCTGCTCTGCAAGGGCCGTGTGCCCGAGATGGCGGACCTGCACCGCATGATGATG GGGAAGCCATCCCAGCTGCAGTCCCAGTTCCGCCTCACGTACACCATGATCCTCAACCTGCTGCGGGTGGATGCCCTTAGGGTGGAGGACATGATGAAGAGGAGCTTCTCTGAGTTTCCATCCCGAAAGGACAGCAAG GCCCATGAACAGGCTCTTGCTGAACTGACgaagaggctgggggccttggaGGAACCTGACACTACTGGCCAACTGGTTGACCTGCCTGAGTATTACAGCTGGGGGGAAGAACTAACAGAGACCCGGGGCCTGATccag CAACGCATCATAGATTCTGTGAATGGGCTGAAATCTCTCTCGGCGGGAAGGGTAGTGGTTGTGAAGAATCAGGAGCATCACAACGCATTAGGTGTGATCCTGCAG GTCTCCTCAAACTCTCCCAGCAGAGTATTCACAACCCTAGTCTTGTGTGATAAGCCCATGTCTGAGGACCCACAGGAGAAGGGGCCGGCCTCCCCTGATGTGCCCTACCCGGATGACCTCGTGGGATTCAAGCTATTCCTgcctgaag GGCCCTGTGACCACACTGTGGCCAAGCTCCAGCCAGGAGATGTGGCTGCTATCACCACCAAGGTGCTCCGGGTGAATGGGGAGAAGATCTTGGAGGACTTCAGCAAGAGGCAGCAACCGAAATTCAA GAAGGAGCCCCCCCTGGCAGCTGTGACCACTGCTGTCCAGGAACTGCTGCGTCTGGCTCAAGCCTACCCAGCAGGACCTCCTACCCTCGACCCTGTTAATGACCTGCAGCTCAAGGATGTGTCAGTGGTAGAGGGGGGGCTCCGGGCCCGGAAGCTGGAGGAGCTGATCCGGGGGGCTCAGTGTGTGCACAGCCCCCGTTTCCCTGCCCAG TACCTGAAGTTGCGGGAGCGAATGCAGATACAGAAGGAGATGGAGCGGCTGAGCTTCCTGCTGTCAGATCAGTCACTGCTGCTGCTCCCTGAGTACCACCAGCGAGTAGAG GTGCTCCGAACCCTGGGTTATGTAGATGAGGCAGGCACCGTGAAGCTGGCGGGGCGGGTGGCTTGTGCCATGAGCAGCCATGAGCTGCTCCTCACTGAGCTCATGTTCGACAATGCTCTGAGCGCCCTGCGGCCCGAGGAGATTGCAGCCCTACTCTCTGGCCTGGTCTGCCAGAGCTCTGGGGACGCTGGGGATCAGCTCCCAAGCACTCTCAAACAG GGAGTGGAACGTGTCCGGGCTGTGGCCAAGCGAATTGGTGAGGTACAGGTGGCCTGTGGCCTGAACCAGACAGTGGAGGAATTTGTGGGGGAGCTGAATTTTGGGCTGGTCGAGGTTGTGTACGAGTGGGCCCGGGGCATG CCCTTCTCCGAGTTGGCAGGGCTCTCAGGGACCCCTGAGGGCCTAGTGGTCCGCTGCATCCAGCGCCTGGCCGAGATGTGTCGCTCACTGCGAGGGGCAGCCCGTCTGGTAGGTGAGCCTGTGCTAGGTGCCAAGATGGAGACAGCAGCTACCCTGCTACGGAGGGACATTGTCTTTGCGGCCAGCCTCTACACTCAGTGA